The Acidobacteriota bacterium genome includes a region encoding these proteins:
- a CDS encoding gamma-glutamyl-gamma-aminobutyrate hydrolase family protein (Members of this family of hydrolases with an active site Cys residue belong to MEROPS family C26.) has translation MNKAPVIGITVSLDHGKKIRAGHDYLYIRRAYSQAIQQAGGHPILLSTEIAPQAVLGICDALVISGGDDIPPELYGETLSERTSLESIERLEWERRLLDIFAQQAKPVLGVCYGMQLMNVHFGGSLYQDIYAAHLDAIDHGDSNQATLHEIKIAEPSSLFSALGRKAIVASRHHQAVNQVAADFRVVARSTDGIIEAIESKNMLGVEWHPEADETGEAIYSMLARLAQNS, from the coding sequence ATGAACAAAGCGCCGGTCATTGGTATTACTGTGAGTCTCGACCACGGAAAAAAAATTCGCGCGGGGCACGATTATCTATACATTCGTCGCGCCTATTCGCAAGCCATTCAACAAGCGGGCGGGCATCCGATTTTGCTGTCGACGGAAATTGCGCCCCAGGCGGTCTTAGGAATTTGTGATGCGCTGGTGATTTCCGGCGGCGATGATATTCCACCGGAACTTTACGGCGAAACATTGAGCGAGCGAACGTCGCTGGAATCTATTGAAAGACTCGAATGGGAAAGGCGGTTGCTGGATATATTCGCGCAACAAGCAAAGCCTGTGCTTGGGGTCTGTTATGGCATGCAGTTGATGAATGTCCATTTTGGCGGCAGCCTCTATCAGGATATTTATGCGGCGCATCTTGACGCCATCGACCACGGTGACAGCAATCAGGCAACCTTGCATGAAATTAAAATAGCTGAACCTTCATCGCTCTTTTCGGCGCTCGGTCGTAAGGCAATCGTAGCCTCGCGTCATCATCAGGCGGTCAATCAAGTGGCTGCGGATTTCCGCGTTGTGGCGCGTTCCACAGATGGCATCATCGAAGCCATTGAATCAAAAAATATGCTCGGTGTGGAATGGCATCCCGAAGCCGACGAAACCGGCGAGGCAATTTATTCCATGTTGGCGCGCCTGGCGCAAAATTCATAG